One window of Nocardioides dongkuii genomic DNA carries:
- a CDS encoding NUDIX hydrolase produces MTLPEWLLPVRDAAATIEAEHLTRFVPPAGSATRTGAVLILFSEGPSGGEVLLTERAHDMRSHPGQVSFPGGAVDPGETLVEAALREAEEEVGVVPASVEVFGSLPELWLPPSNFAVTPVLGWWHDPGDVGVVSRAEVHAIHHAPIDELLDPDHRITVRHPTGYTSPGFLIGTDKDVILWGFTGGILARLFDYLGWTRPWDATRVRDLPAYMLVGESRTQRNARAGMLDIEHEDEEPG; encoded by the coding sequence GTGACGCTGCCGGAGTGGCTGCTCCCGGTCCGGGACGCAGCCGCCACGATCGAGGCCGAGCACCTGACCCGCTTCGTGCCGCCCGCCGGGTCCGCCACCCGCACCGGCGCGGTGCTGATCCTCTTCAGCGAGGGCCCCTCCGGCGGTGAGGTGCTGCTCACCGAGCGCGCCCACGACATGCGGTCCCACCCCGGCCAGGTCTCCTTCCCCGGTGGGGCGGTCGACCCCGGCGAGACCCTCGTCGAGGCCGCGCTCCGCGAGGCCGAGGAGGAGGTGGGCGTCGTCCCCGCCTCGGTCGAGGTGTTCGGCTCGCTGCCCGAGCTGTGGCTGCCGCCGAGCAACTTCGCGGTCACCCCCGTGCTCGGCTGGTGGCACGACCCCGGCGACGTCGGCGTGGTGAGCCGCGCCGAGGTGCACGCGATCCACCACGCGCCGATCGACGAGCTGCTCGACCCCGACCACCGCATCACCGTGCGCCACCCCACCGGCTACACCAGCCCGGGCTTCCTCATCGGCACCGACAAGGACGTCATCCTCTGGGGCTTCACCGGCGGCATCCTCGCCCGGCTCTTCGACTACCTCGGCTGGACCCGTCCGTGGGACGCCACCCGCGTGCGCGACCTGCCGGCGTACATGCTCGTCGGCGAGTCCCGCACCCAGCGCAACGCCCGAGCCGGGATGCTGGACATCGAGCACGAGGACGAGGAGCCCGGGTGA
- a CDS encoding MarP family serine protease: MNLLDWLLVALVLAYALSGYWQGFITGAFATAGLLLGGLFGVWLAPTALGEAAPSLWVSLGALFIVILAASLGQALFQYVGARLRSRITWQPIRALDAVGGAALSAVAVLLVAWALGVAVSGSRIGQVTPLVRESQVLAKVNGVLPAAAPSVLGAFNDVVGTGFFPRYLEPFAPERIVEVAPGDQRLLGRAPVVAAQESVLKVRAANRCGRGVEGTGFLYAQDRLMTNAHVVAGVDDPEVILGDVAVPATVVLYDSQLDLAVLALDSGDRPVLDLDEGAGAKDPVVILGYPQDGPYDAQAGRIRAEQRLRSPDIYGDGSVIREVYSLRGLVRPGNSGGPIVERDGDVVGVVFAASVTDQETGYALTASQVGATAADGVTRQGEVSTGDCTG, from the coding sequence GTGAACCTGCTGGACTGGCTCCTCGTCGCGCTCGTGCTCGCCTACGCCCTCTCCGGCTACTGGCAGGGCTTCATCACCGGCGCCTTCGCCACGGCGGGGCTGCTGCTCGGCGGCCTCTTCGGCGTCTGGCTCGCGCCGACCGCGCTCGGCGAGGCCGCGCCGTCGCTCTGGGTCTCGCTCGGGGCGCTGTTCATCGTGATCCTGGCGGCCTCGCTCGGCCAGGCGCTCTTCCAGTACGTCGGGGCGCGGCTGCGCAGCCGGATCACCTGGCAGCCGATCCGCGCGCTCGACGCGGTCGGCGGCGCCGCCCTGAGCGCGGTCGCCGTGCTCCTGGTCGCCTGGGCGCTCGGCGTCGCGGTCTCCGGCAGCCGGATCGGGCAGGTGACCCCGCTCGTGCGGGAGTCGCAGGTGCTAGCCAAGGTCAACGGCGTCCTCCCCGCCGCCGCGCCGAGCGTCCTCGGCGCGTTCAACGACGTCGTCGGCACCGGCTTCTTCCCGCGCTACCTCGAGCCGTTCGCCCCCGAGCGGATCGTCGAGGTGGCGCCGGGGGACCAGCGGCTCCTCGGCCGGGCGCCGGTGGTGGCGGCGCAGGAGAGCGTGCTCAAGGTGCGCGCCGCCAACCGCTGCGGCCGCGGCGTCGAGGGCACCGGCTTCCTCTACGCCCAGGACCGGCTGATGACCAACGCCCACGTCGTCGCCGGCGTCGACGACCCCGAGGTGATCCTCGGCGACGTCGCCGTGCCCGCCACGGTCGTCCTCTACGACTCCCAGCTCGACCTCGCCGTGCTCGCGCTCGACTCCGGTGACCGGCCGGTCCTCGACCTCGACGAGGGCGCCGGGGCCAAGGACCCGGTCGTCATCCTCGGCTACCCCCAGGACGGCCCGTACGACGCGCAGGCCGGCCGGATCCGGGCCGAGCAGCGGCTGCGCTCGCCGGACATCTACGGCGACGGGTCGGTGATCCGCGAGGTGTACTCGCTGCGCGGGCTGGTGCGCCCCGGCAACTCCGGCGGGCCGATCGTGGAGCGCGACGGCGACGTGGTCGGCGTGGTGTTCGCCGCCTCGGTCACCGACCAGGAGACCGGCTACGCCCTGACCGCGAGCCAGGTCGGCGCGACCGCCGCCGACGGGGTCACCCGCCAGGGCGAGGTGTCGACGGGCGACTGCACGGGCTGA
- a CDS encoding phage holin family protein → MATATEPVHGPRDSDPTIGRLVADASRDISTLVSKEIELAKSELKVSVKAGGIGIGLFAAAAFVAVLAIIMLSVSLAYFIHWNGSGLSLHWAFLIVFGLYVAVAGLLAFVGVKKVKQVKAPEKAIEQGREIPRALQGKH, encoded by the coding sequence ATGGCCACCGCCACCGAGCCGGTCCACGGCCCCCGCGACAGCGACCCCACCATCGGTCGCCTGGTCGCCGACGCCAGCCGCGACATCTCGACGCTGGTCTCCAAGGAGATCGAGCTCGCCAAGAGCGAGCTGAAGGTCAGCGTCAAGGCCGGCGGGATCGGGATCGGGCTGTTCGCCGCCGCCGCCTTCGTCGCCGTCCTGGCGATCATCATGCTGTCGGTCTCGCTGGCCTACTTCATCCACTGGAACGGCAGCGGGCTGAGCCTGCACTGGGCGTTCCTCATCGTCTTCGGCCTCTACGTGGCCGTCGCCGGGCTGCTGGCGTTCGTCGGGGTCAAGAAGGTCAAGCAGGTCAAGGCGCCGGAGAAGGCGATCGAGCAGGGCCGCGAGATCCCCCGCGCGCTGCAGGGCAAGCACTGA